In Campylobacter vicugnae, a genomic segment contains:
- the nhaA gene encoding Na+/H+ antiporter NhaA produces MSLNFIKNFIKHESFSGVLLIIATILALVFQNGFLSHFYQEILRSEFSVGFREFTLAKPLILWVNDGLMAIFFFVVGLELKREIVEGELSNPSQIALPIIGALGGVICPALIFWGFNHGDDFAIRGWAIPTATDIAFALGVLMLLGKRVPSSLKIFLLTLAIIDDLCAIVIIALFYTSELSPLSFGVAIACLIVLFILNRLKISKKSVFLVLTMILWFSVLKSGVHATIAGVVAAFFIPMVDKEGKNMLEELEKDLHGITSYFILPVFAFVNAGVGLAGVDPKQLINSVGMGIFFGLFFGKQFGVFLFSFIFIKLGFAKLPEGSNWLQFYGVCILTGIGFTMSLFVGALAYHDSPAFYHADKLAILLASFAAGVVGYIYLFLLCKPKKEID; encoded by the coding sequence ATGAGTCTAAATTTTATTAAAAACTTCATAAAACATGAAAGCTTTAGTGGTGTTTTGCTAATTATCGCTACAATTTTAGCTCTAGTTTTTCAAAATGGCTTTTTAAGTCACTTTTATCAAGAAATTTTAAGATCTGAATTTAGCGTTGGTTTTAGAGAATTTACTTTGGCTAAACCATTGATTTTATGGGTTAATGATGGACTTATGGCGATATTTTTCTTCGTCGTTGGACTTGAGCTTAAACGTGAAATTGTAGAAGGCGAATTATCAAATCCTAGCCAAATCGCACTTCCAATAATTGGAGCTCTTGGTGGAGTTATCTGTCCAGCACTTATCTTTTGGGGATTTAATCACGGTGATGATTTTGCTATAAGAGGCTGGGCTATACCTACAGCCACTGATATAGCTTTTGCTCTTGGGGTTTTGATGCTTTTGGGCAAAAGAGTTCCTAGCTCATTAAAAATTTTCTTACTAACTTTGGCTATTATTGATGATCTTTGTGCCATTGTAATTATAGCTCTATTTTATACTTCTGAACTCTCGCCGCTATCTTTTGGTGTAGCAATTGCGTGCTTAATCGTGCTATTTATCCTAAATCGCCTAAAAATTAGTAAAAAATCGGTCTTTTTAGTATTGACCATGATACTATGGTTTAGCGTATTAAAAAGTGGAGTACACGCAACTATTGCTGGAGTTGTAGCAGCATTTTTTATCCCAATGGTTGATAAAGAGGGTAAAAATATGCTAGAAGAGCTTGAAAAAGATCTCCACGGCATTACAAGCTACTTTATATTGCCTGTTTTTGCTTTTGTAAATGCTGGAGTAGGATTAGCCGGAGTCGATCCTAAACAGCTGATAAATTCGGTAGGTATGGGTATATTTTTTGGCCTATTTTTTGGTAAGCAATTTGGCGTATTTTTATTTAGCTTTATCTTTATCAAGCTTGGATTTGCTAAACTTCCAGAAGGTTCTAACTGGCTACAATTCTATGGAGTATGCATTCTAACTGGTATTGGCTTTACTATGAGTCTATTTGTAGGCGCACTAGCTTACCATGATAGCCCAGCATTTTACCATGCTGATAAACTTGCTATACTTTTAGCTAGTTTTGCGGCTGGTGTAGTAGGGTATATATACCTATTTTTACTATGCAAACCAAAAAAAGAGATAGATTAA